DNA sequence from the Puntigrus tetrazona isolate hp1 chromosome 2, ASM1883169v1, whole genome shotgun sequence genome:
TAGCCACATTTTCACAAATTCTGTTTacttgtgtttattttagtttactgCGACAGCTTTGTATCTGTTTTGGATAAACCCATTAGTTTGCATTGCCTCACTGAATTTTGAGTGCATGCCCGTTTTTTGATCTTTGTATATTGAATTTTCACTATGAATTTTGATGTTTTCCCTTTTCCTTTTGGATTGTGGATTCtggttttgtctttttcattaCAATGTAAAACGGAGAGAGCCGGCTTCAGTTTGAAAAGACTGCCGCAAAAACGAAATCATATTCATACGGTACCAAATTGTGCCTTAGAGTTTGTGACTAACAAGGTTTGTGGGAACAGAACATACCTTGCTTTTGTTTGAGAAAATAAGCAGCAAGTAAAAGGCGATATGCATTCTATCAGAACATCGCTTCCTGTCAAATTGGGGGTGGTCCTTAGCTAGAATAATCTGCAAGGCGGACTTGGACTGTCTGAGTagtgtgtgtattgtgtttttgtgcatgtacTTGGGCTCGTTGACATTTAACACTCTTCCATCTGCGGTGATCAGAGTTTTGGGGGATTTGTTTTTAGGCTTCTCTCTGTAAAAACACAGAACTGACTGCGGTAAGTAAAGCTGTTTAcaggaaaaatgtaaagattgAGAAATGAGCAGATACCATTATAGATACCATTACAGTGATTTAAGTTCTCTTTTTCTTATTTGGCAAgtacctctctttctctttagcCCTCCTCTTGTCCTCCAGATGGCGATGAGCCTCTAGTCTAGATTCTGGTGTGAATGGGCACGGCTTTTCCCAAAATTCCTTCTCTTCATCctcagtgtctgtgtgagtcTTGCAGCTTGATTCTGGATTGTGATGAGCCCCATTCTGCTTCTCAGAGAGCAATCTGTGTGAAATAATCAATAAGGTTAAGGCTTATCAAAGGAAAAATGCACAGGTCCGGTTTAATGcggataaacctttttttttttacaatacaccATAGTATGTTCATATTCACagaaattacttaaaaataaatgatattataagCAACCTTTTCTGAATGtagatttttaagaatttttaacttttcaaaaatctgtaaaaaaaatcaatgaattCCAGTGCACAATCGCTTAAAGTCAATCTAATGCAACCCAAACTGTCTTTTAGCTCTcctaattcatttattcaatcttCAGCTAAAGACGCTCACTGATTTGTTTGAAGATCCTCCTGCTTTTCTGTTGTCTCTTTAAAACCACTCCTTTTCTGTTCCTCTCGTTTCTGAATGTAATCTGCATCCTGTTCCAGAACACGTCTCCTCACTGCATCCAGTTCCTGCAGGGCCCGAATACGCTCAGCTCGCCCGACTTCTTTCCCATCCAACCACTGCAAAAGCACAAAAGACAATCGTTCATAAATAGTGCAAGGCTAAAAATGTCTCTCTATGTGTGTCTCAGTGCAGTACCTGTAGTTGAGGCAGACATGCCACCACATACTGTCTGTATCCGTGAAATTCAGCACAGGGGTTTCCCACCAGGTAGAGTTCTTTGAGATAAAGGTTCTGCTTCAGGGACTCCACACTGCTCAGCTTACCCACAAAATTCACCGTCAGGTCTAGTTTTTGTAAGCTCTCACAGCCTATTCACAAATACGcacaaatatattacagttaCACTCATACCCATAAAATGATTGATACAAAAATCAAGACTGGTTGGAGCTGCAATATAGCATATTTGCAACAAAATACCACACTTttcaagcaaaaacatttaaatttttaaatgctgaataTTTATGATGGTAAATttaactatttgaaaattttGTAGTTGCATAATTCATGATTCATAAGATAAACTACTCTTGTTGTCGCTCTACTATTACACTCATGTGAATTTGAGGATAACTTCACattcgctaaaaaaaaaaatgttgggaCCAGCTGGttaatagataataaaatgGCTCAAAAAATCTAATCATTACAACTAAagtcaaaccaaaaacaaatggttattttaaataatataaatgttaaataaaataaaatgaaatattacaaagtaaaaataaaacttgccAAAGAaacctttcattttcattaagttTAACTAGATGTACCGAAATAACTTGGGCTAAAAAtgtagctaaaaataaaaaatataaaaaatatactatatactatactaactggtaatataataattgtataataatgtaatatctGGCTCTGAGAACAGGTCTATCACAATTTGTTTGCAGATACCACTTGCTTTacttttaagtttttgttttattttatttttatatttaatttcatccGAAGCAAGCTACAAAAGAGAGGCATCACAGACAATTTAGCgtacaagaaataaataataatacatttatatatcatatacataCTTCCACGCAAAAAGtgtaagaaaacaaaacaaacaaaacagttggCAATATGTTCATatgcaatgtaaaaatgaaaaaacaacttATTAAAACAATCACCTTCTAAATTCTCGATGACTTCTATGTTGTTCAGTGCCAGATTTAGATACTCCAGCTTCTTTAGTCTGCCCACATTTTCTGCATAAACAGagttaaaagcaaaataaatggccagcatttatttgttatttttccacTGATATGTACATGAATGTCCGCTTACCTATCTTAGGGATGAGGTTGTTCTGTAAGTAGAGGATTTTGAGGTCTCTGCACCACTTGTCGATATGCTCGATCCTCTCGATGTCCTGCTGATGGAGAGAAACCTCCTCCAGGGAGAAGATCTCCCCATTATTGTGTTCTGCTCTGCGGCGGATCAGATCCTTACTGACTGATCGCAaagcgagggagagagagcatAAGTTtacaaagtttaaaagaaccgctttattatatgaatacattaaaatagtttttatagtaAGAATAAAGCACTTACTTCGGACCATGACTTGCTCTCGCCAGTGTGTTACGCGTTGCTATAGAAACGGGCACGCGACAGAAGCTCGTGCTTGTTTTTGAGGCCTTCCGTTGAACGTTCATCCAGCAGAGCAAAACTGCAGAATTGGAAGAGCATTCGTTATTTATTTCGACAACAGCTTAATCTTAACTAGCCCGATGTAATCATGGCACCTAATGAACCATATAAGCTGCTTTTTATCAACAAAACAAACGCTTAAAAAGCTCCGTTTACGTTCAAGGAACAACTCTGCCACCTAGCGGCCATTGTGAGCAAGAACAGTGAAAGAAGCAGAAGATGGATATTGATTTTGGAGACTTCGGAGATGCCTAGTGAAGGATAGTATCAGACTGATTGAGTGAACTGCATGTGAAATGTAGCtagcattaaatgttttttaaaatatatgtcttaaaaatgacagaattgtctgtcaattccaaatatatatattttggaatatttgTTGAATGCAATAATCCCatgaataatgtttaaaatactatatatagttGATATGCAACATTACATACACAGTAAACGTTTTGTGTAATTTCAAAATTACTGTTAAAAGTCATATTAACATTGGGACATGTCACCATTGGTTGTTGCAccaatatatttgcatgtatttgcataatttatgttGAGGTTGCATAACATATTTTGTATTAGAAATGTTTACTTGATTCTACCTAATAATAGCTGCATGCTTATCATAGTGTAGTAGTGTTTTTATCTAATGGTTATTCACTGTGTTTTGATACAAGTACATCATTGTATTGAAATGCAACACTTACAGTAATAAATCACAGAATATACCAAAGTAGAAATTCGCATCAATCTAATATGAAGAcggaatatttttaatattgattggACTGTTACTGTCATTGGCGTTTGTCActgatattcattcatttagttgTTATACAatcatatttctttattcaGAAATCTGGCGTGTGTTATTTCAACAGAGACTTACAGCTGCTGGTTTTtaatatgcagttttatttGCTGAATCGCTAAATCATCTATATTGTTAAATCACAGTTTAAGCTTTGATTCTGTTCTAGTAAAGAATACAGATTCAGCATTGAAATTGAACCCAGCATAGAGAGGCTGAGTGAATGTGGTGTGGACTCTGTGAATGAGGGtcattgtgtcagagacgctgtagaaggacagagttcctgcaccgtgatccacatacactcctattCTAGACGACTTGGTGACCTCAGGGAGATCAGTGCTTTTGGCATTGTGCCAGAATGAGCAATTGGACACATAGCATgccaaactccaggactgaacATTACATCCAAACCTAGACTCACTTCTTCCTGCTGGAGCTCTTGTATCACACTGAGATATCCACCTGACCACTCCACTCCACCTCCCAGcaacagcgtccacacacactctctctgatgatatttaatttgattgtttTAGTCCGTTTATTTTAGTAGACTAGTAATTCAAGATaagaaaatctgtttaatttattGGCTTTAGTtctgcattcattaaaaaaaaaaaaagaaggaatacAACTGATGTGAAACTCATGTGAAATAAGAATCTCGATtgatgtttgtgtatttattggAGTTGAGTTTGCATGTTTCCGtgtgtttaatttcattatagAACAGGTTTAAATGTCATTGTTTGTTTGAGACTTACATAGTAGAATTCTGGTGGAATCTGTAGATCCAGGAAAAACAGAGGGAGACTGGAAACTCTACAAAGACACCAGAAGCATCAGAATCAGTTCATTCACTCAGCTCTTACTGCTGCCTCACACAGACTGTTCTCCACAGTGATCTTCAGTGGACTGAAAGAGCTCCAGCACTGACTGACTGGAGGAGAGTCCTAACTGAGTCTCAGACAGCTCTTCAGCAGCCAGCAGTATATTCATTGTATAAATGATCAGGACGAGCAGCTTGTACTTTTGTCGTCTTGAGTTTTTTACCTAAAACAGGTCTCAGATTGAAGGTCTGTCTGCACTGAGGGCAGCTGTAGACTCTCTTCTGATCATCCTGATCCCTATAATACAGTTCATGCAGTCACTGGGAATCGTCACTGGATACGTCAATAGATTCAGACAGACTAAACAGCAGATCTGATCCTGAGCCAAAGAAAAACTGGATTGTGTAATTTTATTGCTTAATAATGGCTCACATATACGTTTCTTTGCACTGAGCTGCGTCCTGCTTACGTGAATCATGTGCATACGTGTGTGCCAATAagacaacaaaaatgtacaaaatattggCATGCAAAGCTACAGTGAGCCAGTGGAGGGCGCTATTTTGCACATTATCAACACATCCATTCCTTGCTTGTCCAAAATGCGCACGGTGCACGATCAATACCAATCGGTCAATTAAATGATTTACACATTAATGTGCATAATTCAGATGTCTTGTGTTGGTGATTGTTGAGTTTGACGCAGTACTGACTATCAAGACTACTTTTACAGGCCTACATCGAGGGtgacaaatgtgtaacaggtttagtttttttagaatGTTCCTGTAATGTGTTTGTAGACCTATATCTCCAATGGAACTCACCTACTGAAGTCATCGCTCAGTGTCATTGAGCACAACTGGAGGAGAGCTCAGTCTGCTGTAGCTTATGAATTTCATCGAGGAGGTGTGGCCTGAGGTTTTGTTTACCTGTATTTACGGCTGCTTCCTAAACCTGTTTCATCTTCTGGTGTTTCTAGCTGCTTTTTACACACTGTTGTATATTGTCAAGTTTCAGTATCCTGCGTGTACAGTCTGCTAGCTGTGTGTGTTCATTAACCGATTGTCTTTTTccgtaatatttatatatattgtttttattatcatcatcatcattattattgacacatttttataatagcGTTTTCTTATTTCGATCTCTTTGatctttataataatttactatAAATAACGCTTATTGACTGAGAACTACTCGGTTAATTGCAATGCTctgaaaaatactgtaaaagtgGACCTTATTATTCAGTTATAAATCTGTGTATCAATTTTAAGTCTCAGGGGCTGATGTAAGAAAGTGTTTTTGGGATTCTAAAAACAATAGCATGTCTTTCCCCTAAAGCTTGGTGGCAGCAGCATGGAtatgaatgatttatttgaaCAGCAGGAagatattaaaagtaattatggtgaaaaacaaaaatagagaaatcagtccaaaaatatagacaaGAAGGAGAGAGTTGTTTATTGTGTGAAATTGCTTCCTGTGGTAAACAAAATTAATAGAATtatgaaaatacacaaaatgtagTAAGGTTTTATGATTCTTATTCAAGCTGATCAAACAaaccatatatatttaaattactgATACTAATTAACAAAGTAGATATGCTCTAGTTTGTAAATTAACATCTTTCAAAACCCACTATGAAAATGTCTAgatcaaataaacaacaacaaagtaaCACCAAATCTCCTAAATGGCTATAATATTACTAGTcagaaagaaaaattattttacatttttcctgtCCTCCTGAAGATGAATTAAGGGCTATGTATACGGCTGGGTATAATTCAGTTCAACTTAAtccaagtttttgttttgtttaataaaacccATTTTTATCAACATACACTGTGGGGCATCGATTGTAAAAAGGTATTAATCCTGCATGTGacttaaaaagtgtaatattattTGTGTTAGCTCCGTCAATTGcaaatttcatattaatttatttctgcagtAATTATAAGATtgtgtaagatttttttttcttattctgaaatcaatcatatttataatttgcACAGTTTCACTTTTGATGCATGTTTATATACTGAACTGAATTCAAACCCAGGATAGAGAGGCTGAGTGAATGTGGTGTGGACTCTGTGAATGAGGGtcattgtgtcagagacgctgtagaaggacagagttcctgcaccgtgatccacatacactcctattCTACAGGAGCTGGAGACTCTGGGAAGTTCAATGAGATCCATTTTGTGATAAAATGAGCAGCAGAACTCAGAGCAaaacaaactccaggactgatcattgcATCCAAATCCACAGTCACTTCCCTTTCCCTTCCTGCTGATGCtattatatgacactgatacaCCCACCTCACCGCTCCACTCcacctcccagtaacagcgcCACAcgctctctctacacaacacctgtGACCAGttatcaaatctgtctggatgatcaggatatgaCTGGTCTGTCACAGTGTATTTCATCATTCTGTTCCTTCAGAATTTCATAGACagcaaaactattaaaaaggcAGGCTACATGTGAATGTCTGTTATTGACGTGAATGATTTTAAGCACAAACTAAGGTGGTTTTAACctacaactgtgtgtgtgtgtgtgtgtagtatgtaTCACAGTGAGGTTTAGAGAAAAGGAGCACTCGACAAGAACATCAAGTTAACgattttaattatgcacatatacagaaataatatcTCGGGTGaggtaggcagacaggcagagaaactaaaccacataaacataGACGAGaacggacaaacagaactgaaaccacagaaCTTGaatacacaacgtaaatacttaataaatgagacacagctgaacacgatAAGACAATTtactaaaagtaggtcacacagggcacatggcacaagacaaaaacaacaacaaaaaggtgtgtgacagtgtgtgtgtgtgtgtgtgtgtgtgtgtgtgtgtgtgtgtgtgtgtgtgtgtgtacatataagttaatcattttataaattgtCAGTATCTATAGTGGCACAGCggaaattaaatctgtttgatTGTATATAAAGGGGACATATGAGTGTATGTAGCTGTTTGTCCACGCATAAGATCTGCAGAGTTACAATGCTCAAAGTTTCccacaaaatgatttattatttcgAAAAGAGAAGGCTGATCCAAACCGGTCTAAAACACCTCATGAAAACACTCCCCCACATGTCTATGTCACGTTGtggaaatatttattcaacCCAGCCCAAATGTTTGACTTCTGAATTAGTGACTGCAAGTATTATTTAAGTATTTGCTGTAGACTGTTCAAATGCAGAGTTTTGCGCAGCATAGAGTAATGTGTGTTCACATGTGCAGAGATGGAGTTATGCTTACAAACATAATatgccaatcacaatgcactgtgtcaactggccaatcagagcagactaTGCTTGTAGGAAGGAGGGGCTTTGTAGAAAACGACGTGTTAGGGAGAGAGGCAGGGCATAGAGGAactacaaaattttattttaaaaatgtgttttgtgagaattaaagcatgtcaacatattctgttacaccaaatacacaaaataatgatgTTATTACCATCATAATACCATCATGTGACCCGTTTAAGGCAAAGGATTTAGTTTAAGTGTTGCGGATCTGTGTTCATAAATTCGAcccattttttgtgtgtgtgtgtgtgtgtgtgattgtttgCTTGTTAATAGTGACTTACATTGTAAAAACTCCTCCCTGGTCCTGGGTTCAGCGGTAGGAATTATTTCAATGTATCTTACTAAGGAAATCAATATATCATTACATTACCATATGCAATATTCATATGTTGATAAACtttgtatttctataaaatattgcattattgaTGTACATACATTAAGTACAATATATGCATGACTTATTTTACTCATAAAAAGGGTTAATGTTATACCTTTACTAGATATTTTTTCTATCTCCTCTCTGTAGAAATGTTCAAGAAATTCTCTCAGAAGAGACACAGTTTTACCAACTTCATCAAAAGAGAGACAAGGACTGACAGGAGAATCTGTAGATCCAGGAGGAACAGAGAGAGACTGGAAAGtctacacagacaaaaaaacacaagagaaacaCCAGCTAAAGacacagaaacatttaataGAAACAATCTCTACAACAGGCCTTTCCATTCCTAAAGACCACTGTCCTGTTAATCAGATCTCTGTTACCTGAAGGAAATGGATGTGattgtctgtgtgtgaaagCTGAACCAGTTCAGTGTCTCTCCTCCTCAGATCTTCAATCTCCTGCTCCAGACGCTTCAGTTGTTCTTCAGCTTGACTCACTGCAGCCTTCTCTTGATCTCTGATCATCTGTTTCACCTCAGATCGACTTCTCTCAATGGAGAGGATCAGCTCAGTAAAGATCCTCTCACTGTCCTCCACTGCTGTCTGTGCAGAGCGCTGTtaggacacacagagagaagcaTCAGAATCAGTTCATTCACTCAGCTCTTACTGCTGCCTCACACAGACTGTTCTCCACAGTGATCTTCAGTGGACTGAAAGAGCTCCAGCACTGACTCCTCACTGACTGATTGGAGGAGAGTCCTAACTGAGTCTCAAACAGCTCTTCAGTCAGTCGTTCTTCTGCTCAAAACTCACCTTGTAAGACTCTACAGCCTTTTTCAGCTCCTCAAGCTCCTTCTTTCTCTCCTGCATTCTCTGCTGGAATTTTCTCTGAATTTCCTCCAACTGTTTCTATAGGGTTTAGAGttatacatttaatgtacaACTCATTACACATCCCTGCCTAAGAGAATATCCAAAGAATGGTTTGAAAGATGAGTAAACAGTTTATACCTGTTTCTCAGTCCTCTCTGCTGCAGCTGATACGGTGTCATGGTTTTTGTGTTCATCCAACATACACAAATAACATATACAGTGCTGATCGTTACGACAAAAAACCTCCATTAATTTATCATGTTGAGGGCAGATCATCTCCTGTAATTGTGTACTGGCGTCCATCACTTTATGCCGTTTTCCTGGGTGAAATTCTTCATGGCGTTTAAAATGAGTCTGACAATAAGACTCCAGACACACCAGACAGGACTTGACAGCTTTATATTTTCTCCCAGTACATACGTCACACTCCACATCTCCAGGTTCTGCGTTATTTTGATCAGGACAAGCAGCTTGTAGCTTTGTCTTCTTGAGTTTCTCCACCACTTCAGCCAGCATGGTGTTTTTACCTAAAACAGGTCTCGGATTGAAGGTCTGTCTGCACTGAGGGCAGCTGCAGACTCTCTTCTGATCATCCTGATCCCAGCAGCCTGTAATACAGCTCATACAGTAACTGTGTCCACAGTTGAGGGTAACTGGATCCTTCAGTATATCCAGACAGACTGGACAGTTAAATTCTTCCCAAGACCATGAAATATTAGCGTCTGCCATTTTGCAGCATAGAGACACGCGCAACTGCCTTACTTTCATTTTCTCTGAACTTTCCCTTGCTTTCTGTTTAACTCTTTCAGAGTCACGAGTTAGCACTACAGCCAGGACTGaaacataaaaatcacaatGCTTTTAACTATACATGAATTGTGTAATAAAATTCAGCTAGTGTTGAAGATTTTGAGAAGAACACATGCTGTAAGAATGAGCTAAGCAAAAAGAACGTGAAAGTTGatttaagtttcaaaaaaacagtttgataCCTTTTGCTAGAATTTGTAGCTCTGTATTTTAGCTTTGAAATGCATAGAACAGTGGACCATGAACATAAAGCTGTacattaaacagtaaaatattgtgCTTCCACCATTTTCAGTCTAACCTTAGTTGGTTAGCCGTTTCTGTTTTTGTGATGCCTGTATCTCAGATTCAGTTAAAAGTAATCATTACTCATATTATAAAAACgtaacattttattgatttaaataaaagtactgCGATATCAATATCAACGGCATCATGACTTGAATGGGTTAAGAAATGCGTTGCAATTGGGTTTGGATGAAAATGCgattttacgtttttaaaacattaaaagaaaacagttgcgatttgaaacatataaacatgtAGCAAAAAATACCAAGGAGATCTGGATTACGCACTAGCAACTCAAAAATAAGCACTAGTGACGtcaaaataatacttttgaGCGCTTGCCGTTGAACGTCCACTAGATGACAGTGTCGTGCAGAAACGGAGTTTGGGAGCGGTAGTGTTCCAGTAGAGGGCGCGCTCACGCGCTGTGGAATTTTCCATGTCTGCCTGTTTGTGCCAAACGCATGATGCAGCACATTCTAGCCCCTAAACAACTTGACGCGCTCTTTTTAGATCATTTATATAcgcaaaaaatattatttctgatTGCAAAAGTCAAAACAGCTCGAATGCACCCAGCATATAAAGTTAAGAATCAGCTGGAAATATCTGCATGTAAAGTAAGTTATTTACATGATAATACGGTGTAGAAAGAGAGGAGATAAACcgtattatttttaagtatgcCTTGCTGAAACCATCTTGAAGTAGGCTGAAACTTTCCATGTCTTAGGTGGTGCAAACTGGTCTCCCAGTTGGACCCAGCtggtgtttatgtggtttagtTGGTTATCTCCAAGCTTAACAATTTGAAAAGTGGTTTAAACCCCACCTAAATCAGCCAGCAGACTAGCCTAATTTAGGCTTGGAGATCGTTCAAAGAAACTTATCTTTGATGTGCAACAGACAATTGTATGACaaaacaaagttaaaaaaacatttttaaggtgTAAAATGTAGCTATATGTTGGCACTTGTTTTAATACAGCTATTTATACAacaaccaaatatatatatatatatatatatatatatatatatatatatatatatatatatatatatatatatatatatatatttttttttttttttttatatatatatatatatatatatataaaatgagtgTCCACgtgtttttttaggtttagCTGGGTAAAATTTTTTggtacacacatatacaatagTGCGTCTCTAAATTCAGATGTAGGAAGATcgtatacatttacaaaaatattttattaaaaataaatgtcagcgTTCTGTACAGTGTTAAAGAAGAACAGGGCATACAATCTAATTGAGAGATTAACTGAAAACATaagctatttaaatattaaatcaacaAATCCATTTTCTTGCCCAGACTTCATAGAATAGTACATCATAGAGACACAGAAATGAGTCTGAGAAAACAGaagataaatacacacacacacacacacacacactggcatcCTAACAGCAGAAATATGAGGAATTCTGTTCAGTTAATGCCACTTTTCTGATTTAGAGAATCTGCATTCTTATTACTTACAAAAGCCTCTTTTCTTTCACAGGTCTCTTTTACAttcataaacaataaaatacaaatgactgcgatttaaaatatacaatattgcATGAAAAGCAACATTTGTGACATCTACTTAAGTATCATGTTGACAATTCATAATGTtacaccttttttcttttttcatgcaAAACCCATGTACTTATCCTCACGTTATATGGAGCACAAACGGATGCAGCATTAAAGCTAAAGAGTAATTTCCCAGCTTCTAGCTTTGCGAAAAggatttgatcaaaattaataaacatgttCAAACGGGTTTCCAAAACACTCCCCGCACCTTTCATTAACAGATAGATCCGCCTCAAAATCACTCCATCGGTTGTGCCAATGTCGCTGCTTGGGtgcaaacaaacagagaaatcAACCtgcaaatgattcatttatagTTTGTCTCTGAATATAGAGATGGTatagtaaaacatattttttaccAAGACATGAAACAATTGACAGAGTTGTGCTTATGCtacaaactgaataaaagagTGCTATATAAAAAACC
Encoded proteins:
- the dnaaf11 gene encoding dynein axonemal assembly factor 11: MVRISKDLIRRRAEHNNGEIFSLEEVSLHQQDIERIEHIDKWCRDLKILYLQNNLIPKIENVGRLKKLEYLNLALNNIEVIENLEGCESLQKLDLTVNFVGKLSSVESLKQNLYLKELYLVGNPCAEFHGYRQYVVACLPQLQWLDGKEVGRAERIRALQELDAVRRRVLEQDADYIQKREEQKRSGFKETTEKQEDLQTNQLLSEKQNGAHHNPESSCKTHTDTEDEEKEFWEKPCPFTPESRLEAHRHLEDKRRAKEKEREKPKNKSPKTLITADGRVLNVNEPKLDFSLSEDENDCILLDLHVYRHMDTSLLDVDVQPTYVRVTVKGKAFQLVLPAEVKPDSSTAQRSQTTGHLLLILPVAHGEVKPKNPTAKPNSVTINKNTKKESRPAPGRELLEVDPGLAGSLANIVPKGKESSHKPLQLSQPPHRCGVEERPVSKDFVDDPEVPPLMRRCCLL
- the LOC122325562 gene encoding LOW QUALITY PROTEIN: tripartite motif-containing protein 16-like (The sequence of the model RefSeq protein was modified relative to this genomic sequence to represent the inferred CDS: substituted 1 base at 1 genomic stop codon); the encoded protein is MKVRQLRVSLCCKMADANISWSWEEFNCPVCLDILKDPVTLNCGHSYCMSCITGCWDQDDQKRVCSCPQCRQTFNPRPVLGKNTMLAEVVEKLKKTKLQAACPDQNNAEPGDVECDVCTGRKYKAVKSCLVCLESYCQTHFKRHEEFHPGKRHKVMDASTQLQEMICPQHDKLMEVFCRNDQHCICYLCMLDEHKNHDTVSAAAERTEKQKQLEEIQRKFQQRMQERKKELEELKKAVESYKRSAQTAVEDSERIFTELILSIERSRSEVKQMIRDQEKAAVSQAEEQLKRLEQEIEDLRRRDTELVQLSHTDNHIHFLQTFQSLSVPPGSTDSPVSPCLSFDEVGKTVSLLREFLEHFYREEIEKISSKVRYIEIIPTAEPRTREEFLQCKSLLTSKQSHTHTHTQKMVLLSMKFXRNRMMKYTVTDQSYPDHPDRFDNWSQVLCRESVWRCYWEVEWSGEVGVSVSYNSISRKGKGSDCGFGCNDQSWSLFCSEFCCSFYHKMDLIELPRVSSSCRIGVYVDHGAGTLSFYSVSDTMTLIHRVHTTFTQPLYPGFEFSSVYKHASKVKLCKL